AATATCCAGGTCTCAGAAgtgttcttctttctttactGCTACCAGCATCTACTGTTATTGTAGTAAAGTCAGATAGTATGGTCtgtgtcatttgtttttctttctcttttttggaggggagaggggtcctGGGGTAGGATGGGTGGGAGTATGTTAGGAAACTTTACCCCTTTCGTTTTCCAGTATACAATCAAGTAAATGCTTGGTTTTTAACTAATGTTTTAAGCATGTTTGAACAGAACATATAGTCTTGATttcaatatatagtatatttgaaGGATTGTTCTGTATTATCTGGCATAAAAATATTTAGCCCATAAAATTTGGAAGTTATAATTTTAGAGTACACTctcatcaattaaaaaaagacaatcgTATTTATTGACTTAGTCTTATGCttttctttgtctgaaattaaaatcTCAGCCCTTGACTTTTGTTacgcagttgacccttgaacaacatggaggtTAGGGGTACCAACTCTCCACGTGGccaaaaattcacatataacttttgTCTCCCCCAAAACTACTGATAGCTTACTGTTGATTAGAAGCCTTACTgaaaacataaacagttgattagtgcatattttgcatgttatgcGTTGTATaccatattcttataataaaataagctaaataaaaatgttaaaaaactcataagaaagagaaaatacatttatagtactgtactgtattttaaaaaaaggaaatctgtgtataagtggacctgtgcagatCAAACCCATGTTTTTCAAGGGTCACCTATATTTGCTTAGCATATTTTGCCCACCCCAAAGTCCTCTATATTATGACATCTCCATTACTGAGTTTCTGGTTTTGATTAATCTCTTGGTGGCATCATTTTGGCTTTAAATAGGTTGTTCATGAATGGTACATGGATGATACTTGTTTAGTGCTGTCATAGTTGATGATACCTTTTCTATTACCTTCACATATAAATGCCAgctttgctgggtatagaattctgggaATATTCCCCTTTACTCTCAACATGTATAGGCATGACTTCATTATTGCATATCATGTGACAAGTTTGAGGCCAGCctgatttgcttttgttttttggtatgtTTCACTTTTCTGAATTTGTATATTCTTGAAATTCATTATCAAATTATACTTTGGTGTTGGTCATTTCTACTAAAATTATCTAGTATTTGATGAACATCTTAAATCATCAAATTTTCCCTCAGTTTAggattaatttctcttttctttgaagtttaatttattctccagtatttgattttctttttataatgtacTAATTCAATTGCTGGATCTACATTCTTTGTATCTTTAATCTACCCACTTTCATCTCTTTATTCTTATCTGCATACAGGatgatttttctcctgttttgaATTTTACCCCTTGCAGGTTGTTTTCTATAGGTTTTCTGCTCATTATTGTTTTTCATGCCATTTAAAATACTACAATAATTTTtgcctcttaaatttctttccttagctctattaatactttttatactctagtttcttatttttcatacatGTTTGTTCTCTTACCGctagtttcttatttttcatacACGTTTGTTCTCTTACCGATCTAGAGGGCACAAGTCCAAAATCATTTGCAGTGGGCCagagtcaaggtgttggcaggaatGTGTTCACTCTGGAGGCTTTAGGGAAGAATGCAGCATTCCTTGGATTGTAGCCATATATCACTGTAATCTTCAGTGccagcatcttcaaatctctctttgCTCTATCTTCACATCACTTCTCTGTGACAATTCTTCCACTGTCTTTCTCTtacaaggacccttgtgattgcatttagggaCCCCAGTATAATCCAAAATAATTACCCCATTGCAAGTTTCTTAACACACCTGCAAAGATTTTCCAAATAACGTAATATTTGTAGGATTTGGACCTGGTATCGTTGGAAGCCATTATTCAGCCTATTACAGATATCATTTTGTTTTGCTACATTGAGATGAGGTGACCACTCATGAAATAACAGATTAGAGTTCATCCTCATGAATTATATGCTGTTACCATCATAGTAGATATTGTCCTCTTTATCAAATGATACAAGCTCAGATGCCGTGTGGTCAATAAAAAGTAGTAGGGACTCTGAAGAATGCATGTTGTTCAGGGAAGGGGCTAACCATAAATGTGAAGGTCAAATTCAGGCTACCAGCTTGTAGTCCTACAACTGTTGGtgactgtttttctcttttttctttttttgtcttttgtttgaatttggttttggtttttgtgtgtttttttttcattctctacaagttgatttttctgttataaaataaTCTTTGTCTCATAACCTTCATCTTGGTattgagaataaaaatttttaaataggattcATCAGCATGGTTTTAGATTGAAGTATTAATTTACTAATGCCATTTACCTAAGTATTCCTAAAACTTTAGGCTTCTCACTTCTACATTTCTCAATGTAGAATTACCTTGTTCTGAGAATGGTTTATCTTTCACTTAATTTATCAGTGTGTATTTATCAATGAAGAGAGTTAGAAATTAAGTGAAaggatttgtccaaagtcacatatTGGATACATCCATAACTTTTCAGTTAATCTTATGAAAGGTATTTCCATGTAATTTACAGACATAAAACGGGTGTCTCCTTATTATTAAATTGGATAAGTGGGCAATTTCTCAAgttctttttactttatgtacaggattttgttttcctagattatttttaagaaggagATTACTTAAGAGATAAATAATGACAAGTCATAGAGATGAACTTAATTTTAAACCATAGAAAGTATATGTTTGCGTGGCTGGGTTTTTCATTAATAAAGTATGAGTGTATACTTTGAGTCCTTGTGTATCTgttctgtttccctttcctcctgtaTACATTAATAATAGTTTCGAAGCCagcataaaatgagaaaagggcTTAGGTTTAAGCCTTGAATGTCAACATTTAATGGCTTGGAAGATGAAGATGGGTCTGCAAAGGGAACAAGGATGGAAAAGCTAGGGGCAGGAGGAAAGCTGGGAGTGTGTAGCCTCTTGAAAAACCAGTGGGAAATTGGAAGAGGGAGTGTTGAAAGCTTTTGTAAGAAATCAATCAAATGAGGACTAAAAATGTCCATTGTAATAAGCAACTTGGAGAAGTTTATTTTGGTGGAATGGTCAGACAACAGTGTAGAGAGCATCAATACTTGTTTTTAAGAAGATGAactgcaaagggaagaaaaaggcagaCGAGTAGCTAGAGGGGCAGGAGTCACGTAAAGACTTATTAGTAATGGGTGGCATTTGAGTATCTTTAAAAGTTGTAATCcaggggcgcacctgggtggctcagtcagttaagcgtctgactttggttcaggtcatgatctcgcggtttgtgggttcgagccccgcgtcagactttgtgctgacagttcagagcctggagcctgcttcagatgctgtgtgtctgtgtctctctctgcctctccccgactcacacactgtctctctctcaaaaataaataaacgttaaaaaaaaaaaagttgtactcCAATTGAAAGAGAGAGGTTGAATATAAAGAGGATAATAGTGTAAGGTTCCAGAGAAGACATGTAAGTAGTGTAAGATTCCTTTGAAGCATGGGCTTTAAAGCTCTAGTAGAGGGATTTATGTTAAGTGAGAGCATAGAGTCCTCTTTTGTAACAGAAAGGTATGAGGATAGGATGGGTATAGATATGGGTGGGTTTGTATGTTTGGAATTAACAAGATGAGGAAAGACCTGAGTTCTAAAAGAATTTCTTGAGGTGATCTCATGTataggtttgttttttctgtagTCTCTGATTGGCTATTCATTGAAATTTTTAGTTCAATAATAGTTTTTCATTTCCATGAACCTACTTTCAGagtgccttttgtttttttgtttgtttttttaattgacagCCTgcagtttttattcattcagtgacCTCTCATACCTTGTATGTTGATGGgtagtttccagtttggagctaaTGAATATTGAGGTACTCCCATTCTCCCTGTAACttgtgaatctttaaaaatatatccccTAACTTTTCTTTGCTCATATTTTATTTAGCCTGAGTATTTGAGATTTGCTTTGCCAGAAATTTAAttgttctctgttgttttctctctgtcccagacAAAAAAACCCCGAAGTTTagatttcttgccttttttccttttctctttacctttccttttgtttgtttgtttgtttgttttggtcattTATCTTTGGTAGGATAGAAGGttagaaaacaagttaaaataggCAGAGGAAGAAATGGCACTTAAGGAAGTTTCAGCTTTATTCTCTGACAGCCTCCCCTGCCTATGTGCtttgtgttttgtctttaaaaagctTATGTTTCTTtggcgcctgtgtggcttagtcagttaagtgtccgacttctgctcaggtcatgatctcatggttcgtgagttcgagccccatgtggggctctgtgttgacagctcggagcctggagcctgcttcagattctgtgtctccctttctgctccttccctcctcaaactctctttctctctctctaaaaaaaataaacattaataaaaataaaaagtctatgTTTTTAGGTTTCCATTACTTCATTTGCAAGTACACAGGATAGCATGTGTAGAATTGGAGTAAAAGTCCAAAACCTAGGTCCTATTTCTCAGCCTTTACTGCAgaactagctttgtgaccttgagcaaatcattcTATTTCTTGGTgccttctcatttgtaaaataggttTGGACAGataatttctaccttttggctctgATGAGTTATACAAGTTAATCAAAATcaaatttgtaaatataaatatgtgtgatcattttttaaagtaaatgagaTGAGAAATTTCAGACTCCCAATGAGAGAAAAATTATCCAAAGATTAACTTTTTTCCCTCAAATTGGTAAAAAGTTTTTTCatgcgtttatttatttatttattacttttgagagagagagagagcaggagagggggagagagagagagcaggagaggggcagagagagagggagaaggagagagaatcttctacgggctccatgcccagcatggaacccaacaacATGGAACTCtacccagggctcaatctcatgaccgtgagatcctgacctgagccaaaatcaagagttggccacttaccccactgagccactcaggcacccctcatgcaCTTATTTATCATTACCATAGATAATTTTGAGGTGACTGCCTTGtattacaaaatataatttatgaattaCCATGTCTCATAGTGTAGGAAGTTAAAAGTAGTTTGTGTACCCTAAATTATCCTTTATAGCAGATATACGTCCACAAGGAATCTGTGTTTCTTTATTGAACCCCAGCTGTGGAATATATTGCTTAATATTCTGTTATTTAGTAAATGTGCATTTCCAGGGTCAGCTGAGCATTTGTCATCTTCTTTGACAAAATCTATATATGAGCATTAGTGGGCAATGTAGAATATGCTAAATATTTGGCAGTGGTAGAGGGTTTATTTCCCATATCTCACTGCAAATGACTTGAATTTTGCCATGTTTTATACACTGCTACCAGTTAGtgttccattttttccctcttcccccagggAGCTTCTAATCTTTCTCGTATATAATCCCTCTGGATCCCccctaatctttaaaatataatttcttcacattgtttacatatgtgtattttgACCTCTGTGTATGGAGCCCACTTACTATGTGTCCATAGgtaaacaaaaaaaccacagtttttttattaaaagactaCCCAAACGGTCACTTGAAAAACTCTTGTTTCTGGACTAATATGTTGCTTGAGGATCTTAACAGTTGAATATATAGAGCTTttatggggaggaggggaggatttATGAGCAGATTAAACCAAATGACAAGGTTTATTAAGAGTTTATGCTGTCATTATGAGATcagtttttcttaataaaagccaaTGGATGGACTTTAATGAATTATTTCCTGGCTCGGCCTTAGAATTTTTCAGTTTAggagttagtttttaaaaagacaaaaaatattcaCCGAATTTTCTGATTATATCAAAGATGAATACAGTCTTGTGATTGTCATAGTACTTTGTTTTGAAAAGTTCAGATCAACTGATAAGCTAGTGTTGTGGTGAGATCTGTTCAGCATGTGTGCAGAGTAGATTTAAGAtgaggtgaggggcacctgggtggctcagtcaggtgagcatctgactcttgatttttggctcaggccatgatctcacagttagtgagatcaagcccctcctTGGACTCTGCTTTGAGcattgaacctgcttgggattctctccttgtctctctgcccctcccccacactcactagtgctctctctcaaataaataaacataaaaaaaagatgaggtgAGAAGTAGAATTTCTCTCAGAAACTAGCTTAAGCTTTCATTGGCATATTGAATCCCCTTGGAATTTACTATTTCTAGATTTAtgccattttaataatttgactACATAATTAGTAAGTAGTCCATTTCTGGAAGATGATTATGTAAACATagtatttataagaaaatatatttctggtaTTAATTTACATAACCATCTGCTGTATTTATGTAGCTACTGTTAGCTGCTTCACTAGGATTCTACAAATTACTCAAAATTCCAGGAGGTAAGATTTCTAAATTGCCTGTTTTTGCTATGTGAAAGTCCAACCACAAAACTTTGAATGTGTCCTTGacccatatttttatatttatgattgaGCAGGACCTAAAATTTTATCAGATGGTTGACTTAGtttgttacatttttacatttctaacatgtatatttcaaacatatatatatttcaacatatatatgttagaatatatattctaacatatatatttcaaaagtttgggttttgtttttagaactTTTACCCTATTtgtcttcaaaaaattatttactttgtaatttcatacatatatatctggAAAATAACTACTGGACTTTTCTATAAAAGAGTAAGTTCCCTTTTAGGTAATATCAGAATCTAGATGTGACTGTGTATGTCAGAATGTAGTAATAATTAAATACTTGTTTGCTGAGTGCCTCATTTAAACCTCAAAGCAACATTCAGAGGTAAGTATAAATGTGTCCATTGTATAGAGAAGAAATGCTAGATTAGTAAATATCAAACATCTTAACTatatctccctcctcccctttagCTTAGCTAAAAGAATTGAGGTACAGAAATGAGGCAAATTGCTGTTGACTTTCAGCAGATAACTTTATGATGACTCAATCATCATCTAATCACATACCTATGTAGGCGTCCCATCTAATCTTTTCTATGGATACGCAGATGCCTAGGTTCCAACCCTACCCTGGAAATTCTGATTTGTTAATTGTTATTTTTCAGAAGGTCCACAGGTAATTCTTTTGTACATCTATTGTCAAGACCATTGCCTTAGTAAAATGGTACTTCAGAGTCAGGCTTGAATTAGAGTCCTGATTCCTCTAAACTTAATCAGTTgagtgaccttggccaagtcctTTAGTCTCATTAAGATTCATCTATAAAGGAAGGTATTATTACTCACTTTAGAGAGTTGTTGAGAATGATTGCGTGATTCTTAAACGTTGTCTGCTATTAAGGTGTCATCGTTATGTTATCCTTTGTCCAGTCAAAACACTCACCCTTGTCATGATATGTATCAAGTTGGTATCTGGTAATCTGATGAATATGAGCATAAGGAATAAATGATGGCTAGTTTTCATTATTTACCTTCATTAGCGGAATTGTAATAAGGGACAGAGGAGTAGGCAGGAGATTGTTTTATCACACCAATCAGTCATACTTCTCTCTTGTGTATTACTTTGGCCCTGAtagggaaagaaggggaaaaaggtTACTGGAAACTACTACCTTCCTGAggagtttttctttccctttctctcccatctTCTTCTGAAAGCTTAGCATCACTGGCATCATCAATCCTTTAGTCTCATAACTGCATCCTGATGTACCTAGGTACTTTTCCCTTCCCcctacttcccctcccccctttacCTCTATTAAATTTCATTCTATCCTTTGTTCAGATTGGTTTGATTTGAGTTGTGACTTATTTGATGACTTGCACCCCAAGTCTCTGCATTCCTAGGCTATTACTCAAGTAGAGGTCGACCTAAATTCTAACCAACTGTCTCCCTGTGTTGTCTGGGCCCATTCCAGACCAGGGTTTGTAGTTACTGGTTCTTGGGAAAGGATTAGATTAGCTAAGCCTTCAGGCTTGTCCACATGGCTGTTTCTAGACCCTCTAATCTCCTTTACTATTTATAACTAAGGGTCATAgagtataataataatgatacatGTTATTACCATTAAATTAATACATCAGTAGATTATAGTAGGTTGATTTTGTTCTGTGTAACAAGCTttgctatatgtattataattcCTTTGCACTTTGATGGTTGAGGCTGTACTACTTATAGTAATTTAATAACTTAATGGCTTTGTCAAAGACTGAAAAACCTATGGAAATGGTAGAATTTGCACTAAACTTTAAAAGATGGATGTACTTTTCTCAATAagtagggaggaggggaaggagattCCAGTTAGGGGAACTAACATGAGCAAAGGCTTGAAGGAGTGTGCAAATTTGGACCATTGTGAGTagatcattttttactttttcagagaGTTCATGTAGTAGCAATAAAACTATAGGTAGTTCAGAATTAAACTGGAAAATCCTGAATCTTCAACCAAGATGTTTGAATTAGTAGGCTTTTGGTATGTTGTGAATTCATTTGGCTTTTTCTTGattaatatacacatacaacTTAGGTCTGAGATTTCCTAAGAGATTCACCTGTTTATTGCATTCGTAAACACTTGGCCTGGTTCTAATAAGCTGATGACTACTGCCAGATCTCCTTGCTACCTCATATGGTTGTGCCTCATGGGGGCAGTGTCAGGTCAGCTACCTTTAATCTGATGCTTTAGTTCTATTTGCCTGGTTCTAAGCTGTGCCTGATCAGCCTTTCCCCCAACTCTTTCCTGTTAATCTCCAGGTTCCACATCAGCAACACAATGTCTGCTTATAAGAGTTGTGATttctaaatctctctctttttttaagtaaaccctACGCCCAACAtacggcttgaactcacgacccagtGACTGAGCCAATCAGCCAGGCATCTAAGAGTTGTGatttcctgggtgcctgggtggctcatttgattaagtgtcccattcttggttttggctcaggtcatgatgttgaggtctgtgagttcgaacacCAATGCGGTTCGAGCCCCagtcctctgtgctgacagtgcaaagcctgcttgggattctttctctccctctctctctctgcccctcccctgctcatgctgtctctctcattttaaaaaattttgatttcttatttaaaggtttttttgtcTCCTTCACTCTTAAAAAGGTTGTTGGatatgtattttgtgtgtgagatAGTTATTaactttcctgtttctcttcctttgcagACCTAGAATATCAAGACATAATGGGAGCATTTTTAGACAAGCCAAAGATGGAAAAACATAATGCCCAGGGGCAGGGTAATGGGTTGCGATATGGGCTAAGCAGCATGCAAGGTTGGCGAGTTGAAATGGAGGATGCACATACGGCTGTGATCGGTTTGCCAAGTGGACTTGAAACATGGTCATTCTTTGCTGTGTATGATGGGCATGCTGGTTCTCAGGTTGCCAAATACTGCTGTGAGCATTTGCTAGATCACATCACCAATAACCAGGATTTTAAAGGGTCTGCAGGAGCACCTTCTGTGGAAAATGTAAAGAATGGAATCAGAACAGGTTTTCTGGAGATTGATGAACACATGAGAGTTATGTCAGAGAAGAAACATGGTGCAGATAGAAGTGGGTCAACAGCTGTGGGTGTCTTAATTTCTCCTCAACATACTTATTTCATTAACTGTGGAGACTCGAGAGGTTTACTTTGTAGGAACAGGAAAGTTCACTTCTTCACACAAGATCACAAACCAAGTAATCCGCTGGAAAAAGAACGAATTCAGAATGCAGGTGGTTCTGTAATGATTCAGCGTGTGAATGGCTCTCTGGCTGTATCGAGGGCCCTTGGGGACTTTGATTACAAATGTGTCCATGGAAAAGGTCCTACAGAGCAGCTTGTCTCACCAGAGCCCGAAGTCCATGATATTGAAAGATCTGAAGAAGATGATCAGTTCATTATCCTTGcatgtgatggtatttgggaTGTTATGGGAAATGAAGAGCTCTGTGATTTTGTAAGATCCAGACTTGAAGTCACTGATGACCTTGAGAAAGTTTGCAATGAAGTAGTCGACACCTGTTTGTATAAGGTAGCtagactttcttttaaaagataaaaatgattttatgtcATCTTAATTATTACTCTAGTATTTAATCATTTTAGAAACTATAGTTCTCCGAAATAAGTTTTTGGCACAAAAACTGCAGGATACTCTTTACCAATTAGGAAAATTTAggaacattttttagaaataaattaccaAATATGCAAGAGTTATGATCTGAATGGTCTTTTACTAACCATTACTACTTGAGTCTTTCAGTATTGTGGAAGATTATCAAAGGCAAAAAGATCACATCAGAAGtgcatgttttaaaaggaaagggagggtTAGGCCTTTGTCTATAATTGAAaagcattttagaattttaatattttatttttatcatgtgaTATCTCAGTATATTCATGGATGTACTTTGAGACTATGGTGTAATGAATCTGTAGCACCAGCAAAGAATTTAGTGATCATTGGTGTGATGTAATAAGAATAGCCTTGGACATGGAGTCAGAAGAACTTGGTCTGAGACTATGACTTCAGGTAAGCTATTTAAGCTGTGTGGAAAAAATCAGTTTCTATCATTGTAAAAAAGGTAAGAGAGATTATTATACTGTCACTGGGGTTGTTGGGGAGGATCCAAAGGGGTAATATATACAGATGAGCCAGGTCAGCCcctttattttacaggtgaggaagctgaagcaAGAGGAAGCATACTTAAGAGTCAGGCCTTGAATCAGGCTTACCTCTGTTACTTTTGTACTCTACAGTCTTGGACAAAGTGTTCAACCTTTCTCAGCTTTTGAACGGAGACCATAGTATCTAACTCACAGGGCTATTGAGGAATTAAATTTTTTGTCAGTAGTGTTCATTAACtaattctttgattttgtttttccccccagCAAATGTTGATTTTATAAAACTCTCTGAGGCTACTTATATGATTTTCTTTCAACGTGCAGAAAATGAAAGTCATCTAATGTTCTGTGTAGTTTTATAAGCATACAGTCAGCTCTAcctaaaatcttaattaaaatctGATCATACTTAGTAATCAGGTTTATGTAACATCCAATACAAATCAAGTTTATGTAACATCCAACACATGTTACAAAAAATCAGTAG
The sequence above is a segment of the Panthera leo isolate Ple1 chromosome B3, P.leo_Ple1_pat1.1, whole genome shotgun sequence genome. Coding sequences within it:
- the PPM1A gene encoding protein phosphatase 1A isoform X2, translated to MVQGEGDDGENRTRGGGTPPTNKISLGALSTDLYCFRRKCVAEAVIRAKIRKSEKRRMGKRRAKGIKKEQKKGRRVMRKERRGRHMKRIYVRKKHGTDLEYQDIMGAFLDKPKMEKHNAQGQGNGLRYGLSSMQGWRVEMEDAHTAVIGLPSGLETWSFFAVYDGHAGSQVAKYCCEHLLDHITNNQDFKGSAGAPSVENVKNGIRTGFLEIDEHMRVMSEKKHGADRSGSTAVGVLISPQHTYFINCGDSRGLLCRNRKVHFFTQDHKPSNPLEKERIQNAGGSVMIQRVNGSLAVSRALGDFDYKCVHGKGPTEQLVSPEPEVHDIERSEEDDQFIILACDGIWDVMGNEELCDFVRSRLEVTDDLEKVCNEVVDTCLYKGSRDNMSVILICFPNAPKVSPEAVKKEAELDKYLESRVEEIIKKQGEGVPDLVHVMRTLASENIPSLPPGGELASKRNVIEAVYNRLNPYKNDDTDSTSTDDMW
- the PPM1A gene encoding protein phosphatase 1A isoform X1 translates to MVQGEGDDGENRTRGGGTPPTNKISLGALSTDLYCFRRKCVAEAVIRAKIRKSEKRRMGKRRAKGIKKEQKKGRRVMRKERRGRHMKRIYVRKKHGTGSRPKRERNRNFLKKSHVEKIGNAFHSFKNNLEYQDIMGAFLDKPKMEKHNAQGQGNGLRYGLSSMQGWRVEMEDAHTAVIGLPSGLETWSFFAVYDGHAGSQVAKYCCEHLLDHITNNQDFKGSAGAPSVENVKNGIRTGFLEIDEHMRVMSEKKHGADRSGSTAVGVLISPQHTYFINCGDSRGLLCRNRKVHFFTQDHKPSNPLEKERIQNAGGSVMIQRVNGSLAVSRALGDFDYKCVHGKGPTEQLVSPEPEVHDIERSEEDDQFIILACDGIWDVMGNEELCDFVRSRLEVTDDLEKVCNEVVDTCLYKGSRDNMSVILICFPNAPKVSPEAVKKEAELDKYLESRVEEIIKKQGEGVPDLVHVMRTLASENIPSLPPGGELASKRNVIEAVYNRLNPYKNDDTDSTSTDDMW
- the PPM1A gene encoding protein phosphatase 1A isoform X3, coding for MGAFLDKPKMEKHNAQGQGNGLRYGLSSMQGWRVEMEDAHTAVIGLPSGLETWSFFAVYDGHAGSQVAKYCCEHLLDHITNNQDFKGSAGAPSVENVKNGIRTGFLEIDEHMRVMSEKKHGADRSGSTAVGVLISPQHTYFINCGDSRGLLCRNRKVHFFTQDHKPSNPLEKERIQNAGGSVMIQRVNGSLAVSRALGDFDYKCVHGKGPTEQLVSPEPEVHDIERSEEDDQFIILACDGIWDVMGNEELCDFVRSRLEVTDDLEKVCNEVVDTCLYKGSRDNMSVILICFPNAPKVSPEAVKKEAELDKYLESRVEEIIKKQGEGVPDLVHVMRTLASENIPSLPPGGELASKRNVIEAVYNRLNPYKNDDTDSTSTDDMW